From a single Oceanobacillus kimchii X50 genomic region:
- a CDS encoding metal ABC transporter ATP-binding protein — translation MIKVGSSVIHVDDLSASYQKNKVLENVQFRVEEGTLTGIVGPNGAGKSTLIKTMLGLHPILTGKVNFWGQTFKKTKKKIGYVPQRGSVDWDFPTDALDVVTMGLYGKIGWLRTPSKKDKEKAMEALDKMGMNAYAHRQISQLSGGQQQRVFLARALVQNADLYFMDEPLAGVDASTEKAIMAILQELKQQGKTVMVVHHDLQTVPEYFDHVLFLNRTVYAYGKTDDIFTKENIAKTYGGNMQWIGEGDQYVVHTTS, via the coding sequence ATGATTAAAGTGGGGTCATCTGTCATACATGTAGATGATTTATCTGCTTCTTATCAAAAAAATAAAGTATTAGAGAATGTTCAGTTTCGAGTGGAAGAAGGTACACTAACAGGAATCGTTGGACCAAATGGTGCAGGAAAATCAACTTTAATTAAAACGATGCTCGGACTTCATCCAATATTAACTGGTAAGGTAAACTTTTGGGGACAGACGTTCAAAAAAACGAAGAAAAAGATTGGATATGTACCGCAGCGTGGTTCGGTTGATTGGGATTTTCCTACTGATGCCTTAGATGTAGTGACGATGGGGCTCTATGGCAAGATCGGTTGGCTTCGTACACCTTCGAAAAAAGACAAAGAGAAAGCGATGGAAGCGTTGGATAAGATGGGGATGAATGCCTATGCGCATCGTCAAATCAGTCAACTTTCTGGAGGGCAACAACAGCGTGTCTTTTTAGCACGTGCTTTAGTTCAAAATGCTGATTTATACTTTATGGATGAACCACTAGCTGGAGTAGATGCGTCTACAGAAAAAGCAATTATGGCAATTCTCCAGGAATTAAAACAACAAGGAAAAACAGTAATGGTTGTGCATCATGATTTACAGACAGTTCCGGAATATTTTGATCATGTACTATTTTTAAATCGTACAGTATATGCGTATGGAAAGACGGACGACATCTTTACCAAAGAGAACATAGCGAAAACATATGGCGGTAATATGCAATGGATTGGAGAGGGAGATCAGTATGTGGTCCACACTACTTCATAG
- a CDS encoding metal ABC transporter permease — MWSTLLHSNTMWVLLSTAILGIAAGVIGCLAYWKKQNLMSDALSHAALPGVVIAFLIIGEKNLLLLVLGAATSALLGAFLVQWITGSSRITEDTAMGMVLSVFYGVGVMLLSIANRSAGGNQSGLDSFIYGQAAAMVRSDVVTMIVLAGIVIFIVFIGFKEWKLYLFDASFAKGIGMSIRGMNALYTLVLVTTIVIGIQAVGVILMAAMLIIPAVSARYWTHSFRYMILLSATFGGISGAVGSWISSTGSGLPTGPFIVVASAIFFIGSLLFGKEKGIIIRYIQFKIQQRNSNSILAIKDGDAS, encoded by the coding sequence ATGTGGTCCACACTACTTCATAGTAATACAATGTGGGTACTACTTAGCACTGCTATCTTAGGAATAGCAGCAGGTGTTATTGGCTGCTTAGCTTATTGGAAAAAACAAAATCTAATGAGTGATGCGCTTTCTCATGCCGCCTTACCTGGAGTAGTTATTGCCTTTTTAATCATTGGCGAGAAAAATTTATTATTGCTAGTGCTTGGAGCGGCTACGAGTGCGTTGCTTGGGGCCTTTTTAGTCCAATGGATAACAGGATCTAGTCGAATAACCGAGGATACAGCAATGGGTATGGTTCTTTCTGTATTTTACGGTGTTGGAGTAATGCTGTTATCTATTGCTAATCGTTCTGCGGGTGGTAATCAAAGTGGATTAGACAGCTTCATCTACGGGCAAGCTGCCGCAATGGTTCGCTCTGACGTAGTGACAATGATTGTACTTGCTGGGATTGTTATATTTATCGTATTTATTGGATTTAAAGAATGGAAGCTTTACTTATTCGATGCTTCTTTTGCAAAAGGAATAGGGATGTCTATACGTGGAATGAATGCACTTTATACACTTGTTCTCGTAACCACGATTGTAATCGGGATTCAGGCAGTTGGAGTCATTTTAATGGCAGCGATGCTTATTATTCCAGCAGTTAGCGCAAGATACTGGACGCATTCCTTTAGATATATGATTCTACTATCTGCAACATTTGGAGGGATATCGGGAGCAGTTGGTTCATGGATTAGTTCAACAGGTAGTGGCCTGCCAACTGGACCATTTATCGTTGTAGCTTCTGCGATATTCTTTATTGGTTCTTTATTATTTGGAAAAGAGAAAGGTATTATCATTCGTTATATTCAATTTAAGATACAACAACGAAATTCCAATAGTATATTAGCTATAAAAGATGGTGATGCATCATGA
- a CDS encoding metal ABC transporter permease: protein MTYTAWIILTAALVGLSCGLIGVFLILRKQAMMADAISHTVLLGIVLAYMVTQQLSGTAMLVGGILAGILTAFLVQMLNSLKVQHDASLGIVFTTLFAIGVILISTSVGNVHLDVKHALMGEITFIPFTTVSLPIIGDIPRATALLAIVLLIVIFFIVAFYKEWKITSFDPALAASIGIPVLLLHYVFMTLVSVTTVASFDAVGAILVVAMLITPAAAAYLWTDKLIVMLLLSGSFGVLAAIVGYWIATWLDTSISGSMAFATGLIFLISFLLSPKHGLVSRWMKPSEIVEHSS from the coding sequence ATGACGTATACAGCTTGGATTATTTTAACTGCTGCACTTGTTGGCCTTTCCTGTGGATTAATTGGTGTATTTCTGATTTTGAGAAAGCAAGCGATGATGGCGGATGCAATAAGTCATACGGTTTTATTAGGAATTGTGTTGGCCTATATGGTTACACAACAATTAAGTGGAACTGCGATGCTAGTTGGAGGAATTTTAGCTGGAATATTAACAGCATTTCTTGTTCAAATGTTAAACTCCCTAAAAGTACAACATGATGCCTCACTAGGGATTGTATTTACTACGTTATTTGCTATCGGTGTCATCTTAATATCTACTTCAGTTGGGAATGTTCATCTTGATGTAAAACACGCATTAATGGGTGAAATTACGTTTATTCCGTTTACAACTGTAAGTCTCCCGATAATCGGAGATATACCTCGGGCTACGGCATTATTAGCGATAGTATTATTGATTGTTATTTTCTTTATCGTTGCTTTCTATAAGGAATGGAAAATAACGTCCTTTGATCCAGCTTTAGCTGCAAGTATTGGTATACCAGTATTGTTACTACATTATGTGTTTATGACACTAGTCTCGGTAACCACTGTAGCTTCTTTTGATGCGGTAGGTGCGATACTCGTTGTGGCCATGTTAATTACTCCAGCAGCAGCAGCGTATTTATGGACAGATAAGTTGATTGTTATGTTACTGTTGAGTGGAAGTTTTGGTGTATTAGCAGCTATCGTTGGATATTGGATTGCAACTTGGCTAGATACATCTATTTCTGGATCAATGGCATTTGCAACTGGACTTATTTTCTTAATAAGCTTTCTTTTATCACCAAAGCATGGATTAGTATCAAGATGGATGAAACCATCTGAAATAGTAGAACATTCATCTTAA
- a CDS encoding catalase, with protein sequence MTKKDESMNKSNLENDMSLTNRQGHPVTNNQNIRTVSNRGPATLENYDFIEKISHFDREKIPERIVHARGAGAHGYFETYGTVGNDPVSKYTRAKVFQDKGKQTPVFVRFSTVVHGNHSPETVRDPRGFAVKFYTEDGNWDLVGNNLKIFFIRDAMKFPDMIHAFRPDPVTNIQDSERFFDFCANSPESFHMVTFVYSPWGIPANYRMMQGSGVNTYKWVNKDGEAVLVKYHWEPKQGIKNLTTKEAEEIQATNFNHATQDLYDAIENGDYPEWELFVQIMSDGEHPELDFDPLDDTKLWPEDQFPWHPVGKMVLNKNPENYFTEVEQAAFGTGVLVDGLDFSDDKMLQGRTFSYSDTQRYRVGANYLQVPVNESKKRVATNHEGGQLRQKNDKAPAQNPHINYEPSVLGGLEETEQTGKEYTPHIEGNLVRESIDRNDNTKQAGHTFREFEEWEKAELISNLVGDLSVSDQRIQDKMIALAEEADEEYGRRLREGLAEAKKMGTPHNPLGAKDAEQAPKKAIDKGHEADPY encoded by the coding sequence ATGACAAAAAAAGATGAATCTATGAACAAAAGTAACTTAGAAAATGATATGTCACTTACAAATCGTCAAGGTCATCCTGTCACAAACAATCAAAACATACGCACAGTGAGTAACCGAGGTCCTGCTACATTAGAAAACTATGATTTCATTGAGAAAATTAGTCATTTTGACCGTGAAAAAATTCCAGAAAGAATCGTTCATGCACGAGGAGCTGGAGCCCATGGATACTTTGAAACGTATGGTACTGTTGGAAATGATCCAGTGTCCAAATATACACGAGCAAAAGTATTTCAAGATAAAGGTAAACAAACTCCTGTATTTGTACGTTTTTCTACAGTAGTACATGGAAATCACTCTCCAGAAACGGTTCGTGATCCACGTGGGTTTGCTGTGAAATTTTATACTGAGGACGGAAACTGGGATTTAGTAGGAAATAACCTCAAAATATTTTTTATTCGTGATGCAATGAAATTCCCAGATATGATTCACGCCTTCCGTCCTGATCCAGTAACTAATATCCAAGATTCTGAAAGATTCTTTGATTTTTGTGCAAACTCTCCTGAATCCTTTCATATGGTGACCTTTGTATATTCACCTTGGGGAATTCCAGCAAATTACCGGATGATGCAAGGCTCTGGAGTGAATACGTATAAATGGGTTAATAAAGATGGTGAGGCTGTACTTGTGAAGTATCACTGGGAACCAAAGCAAGGCATTAAAAATTTAACTACCAAAGAAGCTGAAGAGATTCAAGCTACCAACTTCAACCATGCGACACAAGATTTATACGATGCAATCGAAAATGGAGACTACCCAGAATGGGAGTTATTTGTTCAAATTATGAGTGATGGTGAACATCCAGAACTAGACTTTGACCCTTTAGACGATACTAAATTGTGGCCAGAGGATCAGTTCCCATGGCATCCAGTCGGTAAAATGGTATTAAATAAAAACCCTGAAAATTACTTTACAGAAGTAGAACAAGCCGCATTTGGAACTGGCGTTTTAGTAGATGGATTAGACTTCTCTGACGATAAAATGCTGCAAGGAAGGACGTTCTCTTATTCCGATACTCAACGCTATCGTGTAGGAGCAAACTATCTGCAAGTACCAGTTAATGAATCTAAGAAACGTGTCGCTACCAACCATGAAGGTGGTCAACTGCGTCAGAAAAATGATAAAGCACCTGCACAAAATCCACATATCAACTATGAGCCATCTGTACTTGGAGGCCTAGAAGAAACAGAACAAACCGGTAAAGAATACACGCCTCACATTGAGGGGAATCTTGTACGCGAATCCATTGATCGGAACGATAATACAAAACAAGCTGGACATACATTCCGTGAATTCGAGGAATGGGAAAAAGCAGAATTAATTTCCAATTTAGTCGGTGACTTATCTGTAAGTGACCAACGCATTCAAGATAAAATGATTGCGTTAGCAGAAGAAGCAGACGAAGAATATGGCAGACGTTTACGTGAAGGATTAGCGGAAGCGAAGAAAATGGGTACACCACATAATCCTTTAGGTGCAAAAGATGCTGAACAAGCGCCGAAAAAAGCAATAGACAAAGGACATGAGGCTGATCCGTATTAA
- the yfkAB gene encoding radical SAM/CxCxxxxC motif protein YfkAB yields MSVRTINQPMSPTNDPWEAYMDVKEHGKMTLSNIEFTTTYMCNMRCAHCAVGYTLQQMDPDALPMELIEKRLDEIPHLRTLSITGGEPMMNKKSVRQYVLPLLKYAHRRGIKTQMNSNLTLPYNRYEEIVPFLDVLHISHNWGTVEEFAETGFALMDRKPSEENRAKYFERMVENAQRLSKEGVMVSAETMLNKRTFPHLESIHNHVLEMGCARHEIHPMYPVDFAENLEILSLDEMREGITRLLNHRNQDLWMLFGTLPFYACSGNDNDIELLKRLYKEPNVSVRNDPDGRSRLNVNIFTGDIIVTDFGDEPKLGNIKADSLPNTYDRWMETKTAKSLNCHCPAVSCLGPNVLVKNAYYKDVDFQQRKARISQSN; encoded by the coding sequence ATGAGTGTACGTACAATAAATCAACCAATGTCACCAACCAATGATCCATGGGAAGCTTACATGGATGTAAAGGAACACGGGAAAATGACATTATCTAATATTGAATTTACAACGACGTATATGTGTAATATGCGTTGTGCACATTGCGCTGTAGGGTATACCTTACAACAAATGGATCCAGATGCATTGCCAATGGAACTGATAGAGAAGCGATTAGATGAAATCCCACATTTGCGAACGTTAAGTATTACAGGTGGGGAACCAATGATGAATAAAAAATCGGTTCGTCAATATGTCTTGCCTTTACTGAAATATGCCCATAGGCGTGGCATTAAGACACAGATGAATTCCAACTTAACTTTGCCATATAATCGATATGAAGAAATTGTTCCCTTTTTAGATGTATTACATATTTCACATAACTGGGGAACGGTTGAAGAATTTGCGGAGACAGGATTTGCATTAATGGACCGAAAACCTTCTGAAGAAAATCGTGCCAAGTATTTTGAAAGGATGGTAGAAAATGCACAACGATTATCCAAAGAAGGTGTGATGGTTTCTGCTGAAACAATGTTGAACAAACGAACATTTCCGCATTTAGAAAGTATTCATAATCATGTACTGGAAATGGGTTGTGCTCGCCATGAAATCCATCCAATGTATCCAGTAGATTTTGCAGAAAATCTAGAGATTCTGTCCTTAGATGAGATGCGAGAAGGGATTACTCGATTGTTAAATCATCGAAACCAAGACTTATGGATGTTATTTGGGACTTTGCCATTCTATGCATGCAGTGGAAATGATAATGATATCGAATTGCTCAAGCGTCTATACAAAGAACCCAATGTTTCCGTTCGTAATGACCCAGATGGTCGTTCCCGGTTGAATGTAAATATTTTTACGGGTGATATAATTGTTACGGACTTTGGTGATGAACCAAAGCTAGGAAATATAAAAGCGGATTCTTTACCTAACACATACGATCGTTGGATGGAGACAAAGACTGCTAAAAGCTTAAATTGTCATTGTCCTGCAGTATCTTGCTTAGGACCCAATGTACTTGTTAAAAATGCATACTATAAAGATGTTGATTTTCAACAGCGAAAAGCACGAATAAGTCAATCGAATTAG
- a CDS encoding NUDIX hydrolase: MEIWDLYDINRNKIGKTHQRGIEIPEGCFHLVVRAWVKNDKDEVLLSKRHPHKPFGGFWENTGGSAIQGENSLQAVLREVSEEIGLQLIPEDGKLILQQTKNVSHQDIWLFRSNVAIDELSFQEDEVVDAMWVDKGKYYDMQNEGLIVPTISVFSAWEDKPYI, encoded by the coding sequence ATGGAAATATGGGATTTATATGATATAAATCGAAACAAAATAGGGAAAACACATCAAAGAGGAATAGAGATTCCCGAGGGGTGTTTTCATCTTGTGGTTCGTGCATGGGTAAAAAATGATAAGGATGAAGTTTTGTTATCAAAAAGGCATCCACATAAGCCTTTCGGAGGATTCTGGGAGAACACTGGAGGCTCAGCTATTCAAGGTGAAAATAGTCTCCAAGCAGTATTAAGAGAAGTATCGGAGGAAATAGGGTTGCAATTAATACCAGAAGATGGGAAGTTAATTCTTCAACAAACTAAAAATGTCTCGCATCAAGATATTTGGTTGTTTCGTTCGAATGTAGCTATTGATGAGCTATCTTTTCAAGAAGATGAAGTTGTCGATGCTATGTGGGTGGATAAAGGTAAATATTATGATATGCAAAATGAAGGTTTGATTGTTCCTACCATTTCAGTATTTTCGGCTTGGGAGGATAAACCATACATCTGA
- the metA gene encoding homoserine O-acetyltransferase MetA — protein sequence MPIKIPIHLPAKDILEKENIFVMDEQRAITQDIRPLNILILNLMPEKQKTETQLLRFLGNTPLQVHISFLRMSSHESKNTSKYHLDTFYKKFKEIKSKKFDGMIITGSPVEHLPFEEVDYWKELQEIMNWSKDNVTSTLHICWGAQAALYHHYGIDKYHLPQKCFGVYEHKLLHPHERLVRGFDDYFFAPHSRYTDVSIDEIETHPDLQLLAKSDDAGVFLLASKDGKHIMATGHLEYSAETLAEEYLRDHQRGIDTAIPENYFPDDNPKKDPKYRWKSHCSLLFSNWLNYYVYQETPYQWGG from the coding sequence ATGCCGATTAAAATACCGATACACCTACCTGCAAAAGATATATTAGAAAAAGAGAATATTTTTGTGATGGATGAACAACGTGCGATTACGCAAGATATACGACCACTGAATATATTAATCCTCAATTTAATGCCTGAAAAGCAAAAGACAGAAACGCAATTATTGCGATTTCTAGGTAACACACCTCTGCAAGTTCATATTTCATTTTTACGAATGTCCTCGCATGAATCAAAGAATACGAGTAAGTATCATTTGGATACTTTTTATAAGAAGTTTAAAGAAATAAAATCCAAGAAGTTTGACGGGATGATTATTACAGGATCGCCTGTAGAGCATTTGCCATTTGAGGAGGTAGATTATTGGAAAGAATTACAGGAGATAATGAATTGGTCTAAAGATAATGTTACGTCAACATTGCATATTTGTTGGGGGGCACAGGCAGCTCTTTATCATCATTATGGTATTGATAAATATCATTTGCCACAAAAGTGTTTTGGTGTATATGAGCATAAGCTGCTTCATCCGCATGAACGTTTAGTGCGAGGGTTTGATGATTATTTCTTTGCACCACATTCTAGGTATACTGATGTATCTATAGATGAGATTGAAACACATCCAGATCTACAATTATTAGCAAAATCGGATGATGCTGGGGTATTCTTACTCGCTTCAAAAGATGGAAAGCACATTATGGCAACGGGGCATCTAGAATATAGTGCAGAGACTTTAGCAGAAGAATATCTTCGTGACCATCAAAGAGGTATTGATACGGCCATTCCAGAAAATTATTTTCCCGACGACAATCCGAAAAAGGATCCGAAATATCGTTGGAAAAGTCATTGTAGTCTACTATTTTCCAATTGGTTAAATTATTATGTTTATCAAGAAACTCCATATCAGTGGGGGGGATAG
- a CDS encoding DUF3891 family protein translates to MIVREREDELILITQDDHAQISGDILDNWNLDHFQGEEWRDSVLYAAYQHDLGWKEFDRQPFWNDVTNQPYTFADFPNVPKTVLYKYGINEVEKVDLYAALLCSEHYKRFLANNTSLEAQAFVEHEETRQERIIGTLPNFNKRLFEFHYGLLQISDNLSLFACMNEPGATGEKQHPFFKKGIPTNHTLHHVLNEQLQINWQNEDTIVMDNFPFDKPFPISIQYKQVSRQKIQQHGLVEAYEQATLEQHPVLISSPSHIKKASE, encoded by the coding sequence ATGATTGTTAGAGAAAGAGAAGATGAATTGATATTAATAACACAAGATGATCATGCTCAAATATCAGGAGATATACTCGATAATTGGAATTTGGATCACTTTCAAGGTGAAGAATGGAGAGATTCTGTTCTTTATGCTGCTTACCAACATGATTTGGGGTGGAAAGAATTTGATCGCCAACCATTTTGGAATGATGTCACCAATCAACCTTATACATTTGCCGATTTCCCTAATGTACCTAAAACCGTATTATATAAGTATGGAATTAATGAAGTAGAAAAAGTGGATTTATACGCTGCATTACTGTGTAGTGAACATTACAAAAGATTTTTAGCTAATAATACTTCTCTTGAAGCACAAGCTTTTGTTGAACATGAAGAAACAAGACAAGAACGTATCATAGGGACACTTCCGAATTTCAACAAACGTTTGTTTGAATTTCATTACGGACTGCTCCAAATTTCAGATAATCTTTCATTATTTGCTTGTATGAACGAGCCTGGTGCTACCGGAGAAAAACAACATCCATTTTTCAAAAAAGGAATTCCAACGAATCATACTTTACATCATGTACTCAATGAACAGCTACAAATAAACTGGCAAAATGAAGACACCATTGTTATGGATAACTTTCCATTTGATAAACCTTTTCCTATTTCTATTCAATATAAACAAGTATCCAGACAAAAAATTCAACAACATGGTCTTGTAGAAGCCTATGAACAAGCAACTCTAGAACAGCATCCCGTACTTATTTCTTCTCCAAGTCATATTAAAAAGGCTTCCGAGTAA
- a CDS encoding QueT transporter family protein: MNVKTLVINGLIAALYVVVSIAIAPFGFTNIQFRISEMFNHLVVFDKRYFFGIVIGVFIVNLNSPLGWYDLVFGVAHSVISLGIIIILSKYIKDKLTLLFLNTIVFTFNMFIIAFALNLALELPFWFTWLTTAIGEFGVLLIGIPLFFALHKRLRFDKLI; the protein is encoded by the coding sequence ATGAACGTAAAAACGTTAGTAATTAATGGCTTAATAGCGGCTTTATATGTCGTTGTCTCTATAGCTATTGCACCATTCGGTTTTACAAATATACAATTTCGCATTTCAGAAATGTTTAATCATTTAGTCGTATTTGATAAGCGTTATTTCTTTGGAATTGTAATTGGAGTGTTTATCGTTAATCTTAATTCACCACTTGGTTGGTATGACCTCGTATTCGGGGTTGCTCACTCTGTTATTTCACTAGGAATTATTATTATCTTATCTAAATATATTAAGGACAAATTAACGCTCTTATTTCTAAATACGATTGTATTTACGTTTAATATGTTTATCATTGCGTTTGCATTGAACCTTGCACTAGAACTTCCTTTCTGGTTTACTTGGTTAACAACTGCAATTGGAGAATTTGGTGTACTATTAATCGGTATTCCATTATTCTTTGCTTTGCACAAGCGACTACGTTTTGATAAGCTCATATAA
- a CDS encoding VOC family protein: MTGVEIDLVVSDSLKALEYYEKIFDIERVEVSKFSKGENEVIFSLYGVRFHMLDENPKFELIAPSQDDPKTIWFNVLVPDINDTYTKAMELGCVEVQAVTDLPDYGVSNAMFIDPFGYLWMLHQVYKEVSHEERLKLWEEKRDSM, from the coding sequence ATGACTGGAGTAGAAATTGATTTAGTAGTATCAGATAGCTTAAAAGCATTGGAGTATTACGAGAAGATATTTGATATTGAGCGAGTCGAGGTTTCAAAATTCTCGAAGGGTGAGAACGAGGTTATTTTCAGTCTCTATGGAGTACGTTTTCATATGCTGGATGAAAATCCAAAATTTGAATTAATAGCTCCAAGCCAAGATGATCCTAAAACAATATGGTTTAATGTATTAGTTCCTGACATTAATGACACATACACTAAGGCGATGGAACTGGGATGTGTTGAAGTACAAGCCGTGACAGACCTTCCTGACTACGGCGTTTCGAATGCTATGTTTATTGACCCTTTTGGATATTTATGGATGTTACATCAAGTATACAAAGAAGTATCACATGAAGAACGTTTAAAACTTTGGGAAGAAAAAAGAGATAGTATGTAA
- a CDS encoding VOC family protein: MENKFFETPTMYIQDVTLQVSDLERSILFYEEVLGLHVLRKENNQVKLSANGQDVILTLEQPTNVISKQRRTTGLYHVAILLPTKEDLGAFLRHFMQLDISNQVKIGASDHIVSEAIYISDPDGNGLEIARDRPSSEWSWNVDNQVTMSTEPLDAHGLLEAAIQHKWNSAPENTIVGHLHLHVDDLSKAKEFYTEGLGFQIVTRYPGALFLSDGGYHHHLAVNIWNGEGAPSPQKNEVGIKYYTLRYPSEDKKQAAIHRLTRLGYKAEDDIVIDSAGNMILLSSKQ; encoded by the coding sequence ATGGAAAATAAATTTTTTGAAACACCAACAATGTATATCCAAGACGTTACACTTCAAGTAAGTGATTTAGAAAGATCGATTTTATTTTATGAAGAGGTACTTGGGTTACATGTATTAAGAAAAGAGAATAATCAAGTAAAACTCAGCGCCAATGGTCAAGATGTAATCCTAACCTTGGAGCAACCAACGAACGTAATCTCAAAACAACGAAGAACCACAGGCTTATATCATGTGGCTATATTACTTCCAACCAAGGAAGACCTAGGAGCTTTTTTACGTCATTTTATGCAATTGGATATTTCAAATCAGGTGAAAATTGGAGCTTCTGATCATATTGTAAGCGAAGCGATATATATTTCAGATCCAGATGGAAATGGCTTAGAGATTGCAAGGGACCGTCCTTCCTCTGAATGGTCATGGAATGTAGATAATCAAGTCACCATGAGCACAGAACCCCTTGATGCGCATGGTTTATTAGAAGCTGCTATTCAACATAAATGGAATAGTGCTCCAGAGAATACCATTGTTGGGCATCTTCATTTACATGTGGACGATTTATCAAAAGCTAAGGAATTTTACACAGAGGGTCTAGGGTTTCAAATTGTCACAAGATACCCAGGTGCATTGTTTTTATCCGATGGGGGCTATCACCATCACTTAGCGGTTAATATCTGGAATGGAGAAGGTGCACCTAGCCCGCAAAAAAATGAAGTCGGGATAAAATATTATACGTTGCGTTATCCTTCTGAAGATAAAAAACAAGCTGCTATTCACCGATTAACTCGTTTAGGATATAAGGCAGAGGATGATATCGTCATAGATTCAGCAGGGAATATGATTTTATTAAGTAGTAAACAATAG
- a CDS encoding calcium/sodium antiporter, giving the protein MEYVWLVVGFALLVKGADWFVDGSSNIAKLLRVPPILIGLTIVALGTSSPEATVSIIAALQGTADVSIGNVVGSNIFNITLTVGLAAFIFPLRVQNETIKKEIPFTLLASVALLILMSDVFLQGLSSNMITRSDGFILLLFLTIFMYYIIEVGLKSRKESSEEDFSNEDISWGKNGLITIIGLAGIIGGGQLVVTNATEIAYSLGMSETLVGLTIVAIGTSLPELVTSISAALKKESEIALGNIVGSNIFNILFVLGASSVITPLAVNEKIFTDIWLMIILTVLLLIFSRTKYRIGRKEGLVLALFYIAYMVYIIIRN; this is encoded by the coding sequence GTGGAGTATGTTTGGTTGGTAGTAGGATTTGCATTGTTAGTAAAAGGAGCGGACTGGTTTGTTGATGGTTCATCTAATATTGCAAAACTACTCCGGGTACCACCGATATTAATTGGGTTAACGATTGTTGCATTAGGAACGAGCTCACCCGAAGCTACTGTTAGTATTATTGCGGCATTACAAGGAACTGCAGATGTATCCATTGGTAATGTCGTAGGAAGTAATATTTTTAATATAACACTCACGGTTGGTTTAGCAGCTTTTATTTTTCCGCTTCGAGTACAAAATGAGACAATAAAAAAAGAAATTCCATTTACTTTACTAGCAAGTGTCGCTTTACTTATACTTATGTCCGATGTTTTTCTTCAAGGTCTTTCTTCGAATATGATAACAAGAAGTGATGGATTTATTCTGTTACTATTTTTAACTATCTTTATGTATTATATTATCGAAGTTGGCTTAAAAAGCCGGAAAGAATCGAGTGAGGAAGATTTTTCAAATGAAGATATTTCGTGGGGGAAGAATGGACTAATTACCATTATTGGTTTAGCTGGAATCATTGGTGGAGGTCAACTTGTTGTAACGAATGCTACTGAAATTGCTTATTCATTAGGGATGAGTGAAACACTTGTCGGTTTAACGATTGTTGCAATTGGAACTTCCCTGCCTGAATTAGTTACTTCGATATCGGCTGCGTTGAAAAAAGAAAGTGAAATTGCACTTGGTAATATTGTTGGAAGTAACATCTTTAACATTTTATTTGTGTTAGGTGCATCATCCGTAATTACACCGCTTGCAGTAAATGAAAAGATATTTACGGATATATGGCTTATGATTATTTTAACTGTCTTACTTCTTATTTTCTCAAGAACGAAATATCGAATTGGAAGAAAAGAAGGATTAGTTTTAGCTTTATTTTACATTGCCTATATGGTGTATATCATTATCCGAAATTAA